In the Candidatus Nitrospira nitrosa genome, one interval contains:
- a CDS encoding surface-adhesin E family protein, translating to MPNRTAIGPCLCLCFLIFSSCGDLQYRTHQPQGYGEIPPGETWVAIDRAYQSVSREIVYYDPKTIYRHEERVTLWQLIDYKVMQGNAPFGTFMMSPHRFFSTKTHKELDCTHKTVRLLASSEFSQHMGTGPHNAVLVSQDHGQPLEPGSINQALWEVACGAATTPK from the coding sequence ATGCCTAACCGTACCGCTATTGGCCCTTGCCTCTGTCTCTGCTTTCTCATCTTTTCGTCCTGTGGAGACCTTCAGTATCGGACCCACCAACCACAGGGATATGGCGAAATACCGCCTGGTGAAACCTGGGTCGCCATCGATCGCGCCTATCAATCAGTGTCGCGCGAAATAGTGTACTACGATCCTAAAACAATTTACCGACACGAAGAACGCGTCACACTGTGGCAGTTAATCGATTACAAGGTGATGCAAGGAAATGCGCCGTTTGGGACGTTCATGATGAGCCCACACCGGTTTTTCTCGACGAAAACGCATAAGGAATTGGATTGCACACACAAGACGGTTCGGCTATTGGCCTCTTCTGAATTCTCTCAGCATATGGGCACTGGACCTCACAATGCGGTATTGGTTAGCCAAGATCATGGACAACCCCTAGAACCAGGGAGTATCAATCAAGCGCTCTGGGAAGTGGCCTGTGGGGCGGCCACAACCCCCAAGTAA